ACTCGATAAAAATCGCTTTCAGTAATCTTTTTTCTAAAATCAGTGCAGCATCATCCCAAACAGCTTTGTTACGTGGATTCATTGAGATGGAATCAGCCTCCACGTCTCCAAATATGAGAATAACGGTTGAGTTCTGTTCATTTTGTACGAAGTACACAGAGCTATCATATGACAATGTCCTTGATTCAGTATTCATGGTTTCGGAATATGTTGTTGTAGTTGTTGAAAAGGATTCAAGAGATGAGGGTGATGTGGATATGAATGAAGACGGTGACAATAAAGGGGAGTTCCCCGTTGGTAACGAGCTTTGCAGTGGTGAATTAGATATATTTGACACCGAGGCTGGAGGTGGTTTCTCTGGTCCAATACATCCTGGGTGCTTGCCATGAGAAATGGGATATGCAGCGACTGACAGGCCCTTCGCAACATTTGAATAAATCTTGGTCGGAACCAATCTCTGAAGATAGATTGAATAACCCTCTGATATTGCTACCCTATTGCCATACGTGTCTGTTGACTCGTTTGTCAAGTTAGGCCATATAGATCCATTGAAGATGTTTTGGACTAGGCTGTCAATGCAATTTGGTAATGCTGCTACCAGTTTAGGAGACTCTGGGCTAAAACAAACACTGTTCAATATTAATCCAGCAATGTGATCCATGTGTTGGTGTGTCAAGCATACACCAGCAAGTAGTTCGGTTAATATATAATGGGCATTAGCACTTAGTTTCGAATACGGTAGCTCATTCAGTGAGAATATCTGCTTAGAATCAGGGCTCTTACTTGAGTCATTCTCCAGTATGTCCATGATGCCGGCTAACAAGCATCCTGCATCAATTGCAAGCAATGAGCCTTTGTCTGATAGTCTTGTGCTAGTTGATTTAACAAGATACGAGGAGTTATGCTTATCTGCTGGTCCCCCAGAAGATCCCAAAACAATCACCTCTATACTTTTAGAGTCGAAATCAAGAGGTTGAGTCACGTTTCTATCCGAAGTGGAAACTTTAGATGACGACGCCAGGGATACTGAAGTTCCCATACTGGAAAAAGTGTATAATTAAAAAGGAGAAAGATTGGGCTATAGAAGCGTTGCTCAAAATCTGACTTGTTCTCTGTCCGATTGCTGCCGACTTTACCCCTTTTCGTCTTCACCAACAATAGTAAAATCTAAAATGTGCTCAACGTCCAAATTCTCTTTTTATGAACTTGCCAGACCCAATGAGTGTTCCTCGCTGGCATTAAAAAGCACAATATTAGCAATATAAGTCCACCAAATTTACCGTTCCAAcaagtatatatatatgataCGTCTATCGATATTCCCCACCCCAATGTGTCTCTCTTATCGTCTTATGCAGCGATGAGGGTCTTCAAAGCGCATCGCGGTAAGGGAAATTATTTCCTAAtgccgaagaagaacattCGACGCCTTCAATCGAATAATATCCCTTTGCAGCCCGATGCACAAACCTACATTTtcgtcaacaacaagcTAACCCTTTCGAGAAGAACCCCCTATATATAGCTTGGTTAActgtaaataatatatgCTGACCAGAGTTGAGGTTTGAAATACCTGCGGACGGGCGTGGAGATGTTGCTCAACAGGCCATGTAATGAGCCAATTCCATTATCAGAATAGCACCTAGTCTTCCGTCTGCAGTTTAACGCCTTGAAGACTTGAAAACAGTGTCAGCCTTAACTCTTAGTATAATACATTTGGCACGAAAACTTTGTCTGAATGACCTACTGCTCATATGCATAGAAGCTTTTATACTAGGATTCAAGGCGTTCTATGCCGGAATATGGCATGTAGATCTAAATAAAAGTTTGGTGCAACACCCCCTCTCATGCACTTCTCAATTATTGGTTTTGCATGGGTACTTCTATTTAAGTTAACTGTGCAAGATTTAGCATCAGGTACGGTTTGG
The Sugiyamaella lignohabitans strain CBS 10342 chromosome A, complete sequence genome window above contains:
- the PDE1 gene encoding 3',5'-cyclic-nucleotide phosphodiesterase PDE1 (Low-affinity cyclic AMP phosphodiesterase; controls glucose and intracellular acidification-induced cAMP signaling, target of the cAMP-protein kinase A (PKA) pathway; glucose induces transcription and inhibits translation; GO_component: GO:0005575 - cellular_component [Evidence ND]; GO_function: GO:0004115 - 3',5'-cyclic-AMP phosphodiesterase activity [Evidence IEA]; GO_function: GO:0004115 - 3',5'-cyclic-AMP phosphodiesterase activity [Evidence IGI,IMP] [PMID 2824992]; GO_function: GO:0004115 - 3',5'-cyclic-AMP phosphodiesterase activity [Evidence IMP] [PMID 6300049]; GO_function: GO:0004114 - 3',5'-cyclic-nucleotide phosphodiesterase activity [Evidence IEA]; GO_function: GO:0016787 - hydrolase activity [Evidence IEA,IEA]; GO_function: GO:0008081 - phosphoric diester hydrolase activity [Evidence IEA]; GO_process: GO:0006198 - cAMP catabolic process [Evidence IEA]; GO_process: GO:0019933 - cAMP-mediated signaling [Evidence IMP] [PMID 9880329]), with the protein product MGTSVSLASSSKVSTSDRNVTQPLDFDSKSIEVIVLGSSGGPADKHNSSYLVKSTSTRLSDKGSLLAIDAGCLLAGIMDILENDSSKSPDSKQIFSLNELPYSKLSANAHYILTELLAGVCLTHQHMDHIAGLILNSVCFSPESPKLVAALPNCIDSLVQNIFNGSIWPNLTNESTDTYGNRVAISEGYSIYLQRLVPTKIYSNVAKGLSVAAYPISHGKHPGCIGPEKPPPASVSNISNSPLQSSLPTGNSPLLSPSSFISTSPSSLESFSTTTTTYSETMNTESRTLSYDSSVYFVQNEQNSTVILIFGDVEADSISMNPRNKAVWDDAALILEKRLLKAIFIECSYSNSRPDNILYGHLNPKYLIEELSYLASCTRSNPSLDTLKIIITHVKLDVTICEAPYDEILRELTMLAESNKLKCTFEFAYAGAHMYF